One stretch of Bombus pascuorum chromosome 14, iyBomPasc1.1, whole genome shotgun sequence DNA includes these proteins:
- the LOC132914316 gene encoding C-terminal-binding protein isoform X1, with protein MDKRKMMPKRPRMDSLRGPIANGPIQTRPLVALLDGRDCSIEMPILKDVATVAFCDAQSTSEIHEKVLNEAVGALMWHTIILTKEDLEKFKTLRIIVRIGSGVDNIDVKAAGELGIAVCNVPGYGVEEVADTTLCLILNLYRRTYWLANMVREGKKFTGPEQVREAATGCARIRGDTLGIVGLGRIGSAVALRAKAFGFTVIFYDPYLPDGIEKSLGLNRVYTLQDLLFQSDCVSLHCTLNEHNHHLINEFTIKQMRPGAFLVNTARGGLVDDDALAAALKQGRIRAAALDVHENEPYNVFQGQSSQCPLKDAPNLLCTPHAAFYSDASCTELREMAASEIRRAIVGRIPDCLRNCVNKEYFLSSTGSYPEGINGGYYSGGLPVQQAHSTTPHDSAPPPPGGHSVVGGGGGGGGGGPNSSAGGAGAGGPTGPTGPTVGGGGAGGPTSAPPTAGLTGIPHSIVSEPDPRPSPPAPSPR; from the exons ATGGACAAACGGAAGATGATGCCCAAACGCCCTCGAATGGATAGCCTGAGGGGTCCTATTGCAAATGGACCCATTCAGACACGACCATTAGTGGCTTTGTTAGATGGTCGAGACTGTTCTATTGAAATGCCGATTCTCAAAGATGTTGCAACAGTAGCCTTTTGCGATGCACAGTCGACATCAGAAATTCATGAAAAG GTATTAAACGAGGCAGTAGGTGCACTAATGTGGCACACTATAATTCTGACAAAGGAAGAtctcgaaaaattcaaaacattACGAATCATTGTAAGAATTGGATCTGGAGTAGATAATATAGATGTCAAAGCAGCAGGGGAACTTGGCATCGCTGTGTGCAATGTGCCTGGATATGGTGTTGAAGAAGTAGCTGACACTACTCTTTGTcttattctaaatttatatcGACGTACATATTGGCTGGCAAACATGGTAcgcgaaggaaagaaattcaCAGGTCCAGAACAg GTCAGGGAAGCTGCAACAGGATGTGCAAGGATACGGGGTGATACACTTGGTATAGTTGGATTAGGCAGGATTGGTTCTGCAGTTGCCCTGCGTGCCAAAGCCTTTGGTTTCACTGTCATTTTTTATGATCCCTATCTACCAGACGGAATTGAAAAATCTCTTGGTCTTAACAGGGTCTACACGTTACAG GATTTGCTATTCCAGTCAGACTGTGTATCCTTGCATTGTACCTTGAACGAGCACAATCATCATCTTATTAATGAATTCACCATCAAACAG ATGAGACCTGGCGCCTTCTTAGTCAATACAGCAAGGGGTGGTCTGGTTGATGATGACGCTTTGGCCGCAGCGTTGAAACAAGGCAGAATTCGTGCAGCAGCACTTGATGTACACGAAAATGAGCCATACAATGTTTTTCAGGGTCAGTCATCGCAGT GTCCTTTGAAAGACGCACCCAATCTATTGTGTACACCGCATGCAGCGTTCTATAGCGATGCAAGCTGCACCGAACTGCGTGAGATGGCAGCCAGTGAAATACGAAGAGCTATCGTTGGTCGCATACCCGACTGCTTGCGAAACTGTGTGAACAAGGAATACTTCCTTTCCTCGACCGG CAGCTACCCTGAGGGGATCAACGGCGGATACTATTCCGGGGGGCTGCCCGTTCAACAGGCGCATTCAACGACTCCTCACGATTCTGCACCCCCACCTCCTGGTGGGCATTCCGTCGTCGGCGGCGGTGGTGGTGGGGGTGGTGGCGGACCGAACTCCTCTGCAGGCGGTGCAGGCGCCGGGGGTCCTACAGGCCCCACGGGTCCAACGGTAGGCGGCGGTGGGGCTGGAGGCCCTACTTCAGCTCCTCCTACTGCTGGATTAACCGGTATACCACACAGCATAGTGAGCGAGCCTGACCCCCGGCCAAGCCCACCTGCACCGAGCCCTCGTTGA
- the LOC132914316 gene encoding C-terminal-binding protein isoform X2 produces MDKRKMMPKRPRMDSLRGPIANGPIQTRPLVALLDGRDCSIEMPILKDVATVAFCDAQSTSEIHEKVLNEAVGALMWHTIILTKEDLEKFKTLRIIVRIGSGVDNIDVKAAGELGIAVCNVPGYGVEEVADTTLCLILNLYRRTYWLANMVREGKKFTGPEQVREAATGCARIRGDTLGIVGLGRIGSAVALRAKAFGFTVIFYDPYLPDGIEKSLGLNRVYTLQDLLFQSDCVSLHCTLNEHNHHLINEFTIKQMRPGAFLVNTARGGLVDDDALAAALKQGRIRAAALDVHENEPYNVFQGQSSQCPLKDAPNLLCTPHAAFYSDASCTELREMAASEIRRAIVGRIPDCLRNCVNKEYFLSSTGYPEGINGGYYSGGLPVQQAHSTTPHDSAPPPPGGHSVVGGGGGGGGGGPNSSAGGAGAGGPTGPTGPTVGGGGAGGPTSAPPTAGLTGIPHSIVSEPDPRPSPPAPSPR; encoded by the exons ATGGACAAACGGAAGATGATGCCCAAACGCCCTCGAATGGATAGCCTGAGGGGTCCTATTGCAAATGGACCCATTCAGACACGACCATTAGTGGCTTTGTTAGATGGTCGAGACTGTTCTATTGAAATGCCGATTCTCAAAGATGTTGCAACAGTAGCCTTTTGCGATGCACAGTCGACATCAGAAATTCATGAAAAG GTATTAAACGAGGCAGTAGGTGCACTAATGTGGCACACTATAATTCTGACAAAGGAAGAtctcgaaaaattcaaaacattACGAATCATTGTAAGAATTGGATCTGGAGTAGATAATATAGATGTCAAAGCAGCAGGGGAACTTGGCATCGCTGTGTGCAATGTGCCTGGATATGGTGTTGAAGAAGTAGCTGACACTACTCTTTGTcttattctaaatttatatcGACGTACATATTGGCTGGCAAACATGGTAcgcgaaggaaagaaattcaCAGGTCCAGAACAg GTCAGGGAAGCTGCAACAGGATGTGCAAGGATACGGGGTGATACACTTGGTATAGTTGGATTAGGCAGGATTGGTTCTGCAGTTGCCCTGCGTGCCAAAGCCTTTGGTTTCACTGTCATTTTTTATGATCCCTATCTACCAGACGGAATTGAAAAATCTCTTGGTCTTAACAGGGTCTACACGTTACAG GATTTGCTATTCCAGTCAGACTGTGTATCCTTGCATTGTACCTTGAACGAGCACAATCATCATCTTATTAATGAATTCACCATCAAACAG ATGAGACCTGGCGCCTTCTTAGTCAATACAGCAAGGGGTGGTCTGGTTGATGATGACGCTTTGGCCGCAGCGTTGAAACAAGGCAGAATTCGTGCAGCAGCACTTGATGTACACGAAAATGAGCCATACAATGTTTTTCAGGGTCAGTCATCGCAGT GTCCTTTGAAAGACGCACCCAATCTATTGTGTACACCGCATGCAGCGTTCTATAGCGATGCAAGCTGCACCGAACTGCGTGAGATGGCAGCCAGTGAAATACGAAGAGCTATCGTTGGTCGCATACCCGACTGCTTGCGAAACTGTGTGAACAAGGAATACTTCCTTTCCTCGACCGG CTACCCTGAGGGGATCAACGGCGGATACTATTCCGGGGGGCTGCCCGTTCAACAGGCGCATTCAACGACTCCTCACGATTCTGCACCCCCACCTCCTGGTGGGCATTCCGTCGTCGGCGGCGGTGGTGGTGGGGGTGGTGGCGGACCGAACTCCTCTGCAGGCGGTGCAGGCGCCGGGGGTCCTACAGGCCCCACGGGTCCAACGGTAGGCGGCGGTGGGGCTGGAGGCCCTACTTCAGCTCCTCCTACTGCTGGATTAACCGGTATACCACACAGCATAGTGAGCGAGCCTGACCCCCGGCCAAGCCCACCTGCACCGAGCCCTCGTTGA
- the LOC132914316 gene encoding C-terminal-binding protein isoform X3: MDKRKMMPKRPRMDSLRGPIANGPIQTRPLVALLDGRDCSIEMPILKDVATVAFCDAQSTSEIHEKVLNEAVGALMWHTIILTKEDLEKFKTLRIIVRIGSGVDNIDVKAAGELGIAVCNVPGYGVEEVADTTLCLILNLYRRTYWLANMVREGKKFTGPEQVREAATGCARIRGDTLGIVGLGRIGSAVALRAKAFGFTVIFYDPYLPDGIEKSLGLNRVYTLQDLLFQSDCVSLHCTLNEHNHHLINEFTIKQMRPGAFLVNTARGGLVDDDALAAALKQGRIRAAALDVHENEPYNVFQGPLKDAPNLLCTPHAAFYSDASCTELREMAASEIRRAIVGRIPDCLRNCVNKEYFLSSTGSYPEGINGGYYSGGLPVQQAHSTTPHDSAPPPPGGHSVVGGGGGGGGGGPNSSAGGAGAGGPTGPTGPTVGGGGAGGPTSAPPTAGLTGIPHSIVSEPDPRPSPPAPSPR, encoded by the exons ATGGACAAACGGAAGATGATGCCCAAACGCCCTCGAATGGATAGCCTGAGGGGTCCTATTGCAAATGGACCCATTCAGACACGACCATTAGTGGCTTTGTTAGATGGTCGAGACTGTTCTATTGAAATGCCGATTCTCAAAGATGTTGCAACAGTAGCCTTTTGCGATGCACAGTCGACATCAGAAATTCATGAAAAG GTATTAAACGAGGCAGTAGGTGCACTAATGTGGCACACTATAATTCTGACAAAGGAAGAtctcgaaaaattcaaaacattACGAATCATTGTAAGAATTGGATCTGGAGTAGATAATATAGATGTCAAAGCAGCAGGGGAACTTGGCATCGCTGTGTGCAATGTGCCTGGATATGGTGTTGAAGAAGTAGCTGACACTACTCTTTGTcttattctaaatttatatcGACGTACATATTGGCTGGCAAACATGGTAcgcgaaggaaagaaattcaCAGGTCCAGAACAg GTCAGGGAAGCTGCAACAGGATGTGCAAGGATACGGGGTGATACACTTGGTATAGTTGGATTAGGCAGGATTGGTTCTGCAGTTGCCCTGCGTGCCAAAGCCTTTGGTTTCACTGTCATTTTTTATGATCCCTATCTACCAGACGGAATTGAAAAATCTCTTGGTCTTAACAGGGTCTACACGTTACAG GATTTGCTATTCCAGTCAGACTGTGTATCCTTGCATTGTACCTTGAACGAGCACAATCATCATCTTATTAATGAATTCACCATCAAACAG ATGAGACCTGGCGCCTTCTTAGTCAATACAGCAAGGGGTGGTCTGGTTGATGATGACGCTTTGGCCGCAGCGTTGAAACAAGGCAGAATTCGTGCAGCAGCACTTGATGTACACGAAAATGAGCCATACAATGTTTTTCAGG GTCCTTTGAAAGACGCACCCAATCTATTGTGTACACCGCATGCAGCGTTCTATAGCGATGCAAGCTGCACCGAACTGCGTGAGATGGCAGCCAGTGAAATACGAAGAGCTATCGTTGGTCGCATACCCGACTGCTTGCGAAACTGTGTGAACAAGGAATACTTCCTTTCCTCGACCGG CAGCTACCCTGAGGGGATCAACGGCGGATACTATTCCGGGGGGCTGCCCGTTCAACAGGCGCATTCAACGACTCCTCACGATTCTGCACCCCCACCTCCTGGTGGGCATTCCGTCGTCGGCGGCGGTGGTGGTGGGGGTGGTGGCGGACCGAACTCCTCTGCAGGCGGTGCAGGCGCCGGGGGTCCTACAGGCCCCACGGGTCCAACGGTAGGCGGCGGTGGGGCTGGAGGCCCTACTTCAGCTCCTCCTACTGCTGGATTAACCGGTATACCACACAGCATAGTGAGCGAGCCTGACCCCCGGCCAAGCCCACCTGCACCGAGCCCTCGTTGA
- the LOC132914316 gene encoding C-terminal-binding protein isoform X4, whose translation MDKRKMMPKRPRMDSLRGPIANGPIQTRPLVALLDGRDCSIEMPILKDVATVAFCDAQSTSEIHEKVLNEAVGALMWHTIILTKEDLEKFKTLRIIVRIGSGVDNIDVKAAGELGIAVCNVPGYGVEEVADTTLCLILNLYRRTYWLANMVREGKKFTGPEQVREAATGCARIRGDTLGIVGLGRIGSAVALRAKAFGFTVIFYDPYLPDGIEKSLGLNRVYTLQDLLFQSDCVSLHCTLNEHNHHLINEFTIKQMRPGAFLVNTARGGLVDDDALAAALKQGRIRAAALDVHENEPYNVFQGQSSQCPLKDAPNLLCTPHAAFYSDASCTELREMAASEIRRAIVGRIPDCLRNCVNKEYFLSSTGNRFSSRC comes from the exons ATGGACAAACGGAAGATGATGCCCAAACGCCCTCGAATGGATAGCCTGAGGGGTCCTATTGCAAATGGACCCATTCAGACACGACCATTAGTGGCTTTGTTAGATGGTCGAGACTGTTCTATTGAAATGCCGATTCTCAAAGATGTTGCAACAGTAGCCTTTTGCGATGCACAGTCGACATCAGAAATTCATGAAAAG GTATTAAACGAGGCAGTAGGTGCACTAATGTGGCACACTATAATTCTGACAAAGGAAGAtctcgaaaaattcaaaacattACGAATCATTGTAAGAATTGGATCTGGAGTAGATAATATAGATGTCAAAGCAGCAGGGGAACTTGGCATCGCTGTGTGCAATGTGCCTGGATATGGTGTTGAAGAAGTAGCTGACACTACTCTTTGTcttattctaaatttatatcGACGTACATATTGGCTGGCAAACATGGTAcgcgaaggaaagaaattcaCAGGTCCAGAACAg GTCAGGGAAGCTGCAACAGGATGTGCAAGGATACGGGGTGATACACTTGGTATAGTTGGATTAGGCAGGATTGGTTCTGCAGTTGCCCTGCGTGCCAAAGCCTTTGGTTTCACTGTCATTTTTTATGATCCCTATCTACCAGACGGAATTGAAAAATCTCTTGGTCTTAACAGGGTCTACACGTTACAG GATTTGCTATTCCAGTCAGACTGTGTATCCTTGCATTGTACCTTGAACGAGCACAATCATCATCTTATTAATGAATTCACCATCAAACAG ATGAGACCTGGCGCCTTCTTAGTCAATACAGCAAGGGGTGGTCTGGTTGATGATGACGCTTTGGCCGCAGCGTTGAAACAAGGCAGAATTCGTGCAGCAGCACTTGATGTACACGAAAATGAGCCATACAATGTTTTTCAGGGTCAGTCATCGCAGT GTCCTTTGAAAGACGCACCCAATCTATTGTGTACACCGCATGCAGCGTTCTATAGCGATGCAAGCTGCACCGAACTGCGTGAGATGGCAGCCAGTGAAATACGAAGAGCTATCGTTGGTCGCATACCCGACTGCTTGCGAAACTGTGTGAACAAGGAATACTTCCTTTCCTCGACCGG AAACAGATTTTCAAGCAGATGTTAA
- the LOC132914317 gene encoding protein glass-like, giving the protein MEFLQNHHTVNTSEPPYTLGTGSVGSIEATIPSGLCTGSLGVLSTEDTLTDNQNEETLGALQGTLRLQDLQNSPQDIGGDQTQHIQNSGQNQVVSEFGASFWVDDMAGFPLPPLDLDPLPPGLFSPCSATYNWGCTRGECAPRTSNANGEGVADVLLSLKHAVVHPGSPTGGYYSTGGSSHHYSQDYTQNLGPPVPPTHYASTPAMSVNVSMNMTMNMNMHSGYEQSYSSAWGVEPLLSPAQQYNPVEQQARVNQPPANSLIGTGTHPHSHPPAHGHSRLQLSSEHALCIGATGNPVTPDDNGRPNLCRICGKSYARPSTLKTHLRTHSGEKPFRCHACSKAFSQAANLTAHARTHSGEKPFRCPVCDRRFSQSSSVTTHMRTHSGERPYRCRFCKKAFSDSSTLTKHLRIHSGEKPYQCKLCLLRFSQSGNLNRHMRVHGGSLT; this is encoded by the exons ATGGAGTTTCTGCAGAATCATCACACGGTGAACACCTCCGAACCGCCGTACACCCTTGGCACAG GTTCGGTAGGAAGTATCGAGGCCACCATACCTTCCGGCCTGTGCACTGGGTCCCTTGGTGTCCTGTCCACCGAAGACACCTTAACGGATAATCAAAACGAAGAGACTCTGGGTGCGCTGCAAGGCACGCTTCGTCTACAGGATCTGCAAAATTCTCCGCAAGACATTGGCGGTGATCAAACGCAACACATCCAAAATTCCGGACAGAACCAAGTAGTCAGCGAGTTCGGGGCCAGCTTCTGGGTCGACGATATGGCTGGTTTTCCATTGCCACCGCTGGACTTGGACCCGTTACCTCCTGGTCTCTTCAGCCCATGCTCGGCAACCTACAA TTGGGGTTGCACCAGAGGAGAATGTGCGCCGAGAACGAGCAACGCGAACGGGGAAGGTGTCGCGGACGTCTTACTGTCGCTAAAACATGCGGTGGTCCATCCTGGAAGTCCTACCGGCGGATACTACTCCACGGGAGGATCGAGTCATCATTATTCTCAAGATTATACTCAAAATCTTGGCCCACCTGTCCCACCCACGCATTACGCGTCTACACCAGCCATGTCTGTGAACGTTTCTATGAATATGACCATGAACATGAACATGCACTCTGG GTACGAGCAAAGCTATTCGTCGGCATGGGGCGTGGAACCCCTGTTAAGTCCCGCCCAGCAGTATAATCCTGTGGAGCAGCAGGCAAGGGTGAATCAACCCCCGGCCAATAGTCTGATCGGCACCGGTACCCATCCTCATTCTCATCCCCCGGCGCACGGCCATTCCAGGCTGCAATTGTCCAGTGAGCATGCTCTGTGCATAGGCGCCACCGGGAACCCAGTCACACCCGACGACAATGGCAGACCTAACCTATGCCGAATTTGCGGCAAGTCGTATGCGCGACCCAGCACCCTCAAGACGCATCTTAGAACGCACTCTGGGGAGAAACCGTTTAG atGTCACGCGTGCTCCAAGGCATTTAGTCAAGCCGCGAATTTAACTGCCCATGCAAGAACTCATTCGGGAGAAAAACCATTTCGATGTCCAGTGTGTGATCGGAGATTTTCGCAAAGCAGTTCCGTAACCACACATATGAGAACGCACTCAGGAGAACGTCCGTATAG ATGTCGATTCTGCAAAAAGGCATTCTCGGATAGTTCTACATTAACCAAACATCTTCGTATTCACTCTGGCGAGAAACCATATCAGTGTAAGCTGTGCTTGCTGAGGTTTAGCCAAAGCGGTAATCTGAACAGGCACATGAGAGTCCATGGCGGTTCTCTAACGTGA
- the LOC132914300 gene encoding ATP-binding cassette sub-family D member 1 encodes MSLVFSKLIDKTSIKYGIRQEKLIRGIVGVATTLYFIKIGYPLVTFAIKQYQKRKKQTRNSVQVPSKDKNDINNANNSESNGKTGKANVGLDRQFVKQLIALLKIMVPGWKTREAGLLACATLTLLARTFLSIYVATLEGQIVKRIVLRDVQGFSLMLARWFAIAFPATFVNSAIRYLEGRLALSFRGRLVEHAYKMYLSQQTYYRVAALDTRLGGAEQRLTDDLSELASSVAHLYSSLTKPLLDCALVCIALISFSSKMGAKRIQGPLLSCVVIGLTGQILRLASPKFGQLVAEEASKRGILREAHARISAHAEEIAFYGGHCTEHRYLITAYKSLVSHLRRVLALKFWYVMLEQLLMKYVWSGTGLLVIAMPLLYTTVTSGNLALKDDGDGGVSERTRYLTTSKNLLSSGADAVERLMLSYKELVALAGYAARVSEMLDVFKDAALCKYRRNIVNSSSRTTNSTTNFALDNIIELKDGAPVIKGIVRESTDGSISLIDVPIVTPNCEIIVPRLTICIRPGDHILITGPNGCGKSSLFRIISGLWPVYGGTLTRPAENYSAKRERPALFYIPQKPYMTVGCLRDQIIYPSESQTEDCCDEELLKLLEEVDLRSLAEREPNGLDSFGDWDSTLSGGEKQRLAMTRLFYHAPQYALLDECTSAVSLEAEAVIYETAKRKGITLLTITHRVASLAKYHKLLLRFDGEGGWTFGPLEAESATRLTTQAYEQTEQHEVKGGHYRMLHELRDIHKEDTKIGIS; translated from the exons ATGTCGTTGGTGTTTTCGAAATTAATCGACAAGACGTCTATCAAATACGGTATCAGGCAAGAGAAGCTGATCCGTGGTATAGTCGGGGTAGCGACCACTCTCTACTTCATCAAGATCGGTTATCCGTTGGTGACTTTTGCTATAAAGCAGTACCAAAAGCGGAAAAAGCAAACTCGGAATAGCGTTCAAGTGCCGAGCAAGGATAAGAATGACATTAATAACGCTAATAATAGCGAGTCGAACGGCAAGACGGGGAAAGCGAACGTGGGTCTGGACCGACAATTCGTTAAACAGCTGATCGCGTTGCTGAAGATCATGGTTCCTGGATGGAAGACGCGCGAAGCCGGATTACTCGCTTGTGCCACTCTGACATTACTAGCTAGGACGTTTTTGTCGATCTATGTAGCCACATTAGAAGGTCAAATCGTGAAGAGAATCGTGCTTCGAGACGTTCAAGGGTTTTCTTTGATGCTCGCGAGATGGTTCGCTATAGCATTCCCCGCGACGTTCGTTAACTCGGCTATTCGATATCTAGAGGGACGATTGGCTCTTAGTTTTAG AGGACGCCTGGTAGAGCATGCTTACAAAATGTATCTGAGTCAACAGACCTACTATAGAGTGGCTGCACTGGACACTAGACTCGGAGGTGCTGAACAAAGACTGACAGATGATTTGTCCGAATTGGCTAGTTCTGTGGCACATTTGTATTCCAGTTTAACCAAGCCATTGTTAGATTGCGCGTTGGTGTGCATCGCGCTTATTTCATTCTCTTCCAAAATGGGAGCAAAAAGgatacaag GGCCATTGTTATCGTGCGTGGTAATTGGTCTAACCGGACAGATTCTACGTCTAGCTTCTCCTAAATTTGGCCAGTTAGTGGCCGAAGAAGCATCAAAACGTGGAATATTGAGAGAGGCGCATGCTCGCATCAGTGCTCACGCAGAAGAAATAGCGTTCTATGGAGGTCACTGTACGGAGCATCGATACTTGATTACTGCTTATAAATCTCTCGTTTCCCACTTAAGAAGAGTGTTAGCCCTAAAATTTTGGTACGTGATGTTGGAACAATTGCTCATGAAATACGTATGGTCTGGCACTGGACTTTTAGTTATCGCCATGCCTCTTCTTTATACCACAGTGACATCTGGAAACTTGGCTTTGAAAGACGACGGCGATG GTGGAGTGAGCGAAAGAACCAGATACTTGACAACTTCTAAAAATCTTTTGAGCTCCGGGGCAGATGCCGTCGAAAGACTGATGTTGTCTTACAAA GAATTGGTGGCACTAGCCGGATACGCAGCACGGGTCAGTGAAATGTTGGATGTATTTAAAGACGCTGCGCTAtgtaaatatagaagaaatatCGTCAATAGTTCATCGAGAACAACAAATAGTACAACCAATTTTGCTTTAGATAATATAATCGAATTGAAAGACGGAGCACCAGTGATAAAAG GAATCGTACGCGAAAGTACAGATGGCAGTATAAGCTTGATCGACGTGCCAATAGTTACACCAAACTGTGAAATTATCGTACCTAGATTGACTATTTGT ATAAGACCAGGGGACCATATATTAATTACCGGCCCCAATGGCTGTGGAAAGAGTTCCCTGTTCCGCATAATTTCTGGCTTATGGCCAGTGTACGGCGGAACTTTGACAAGACCGGCAGAAAATTACTCCGCTAAACGAGAAAGACCCGCCTTATTTTATATTCCCCAAAAACCTTACATGACCGTCGGTTGCTTGCGCGATCAGATCATATATCCCTCGGAATCACAAACGGAAGACTGTTGCGACGAAGAACTGCTGAAATTGTTGGAAGAAGTGGATCTACGAAGTCTGGCAGAGAGAGAGCCGAATGGACTGGATTCTTTTGGTGACTGGGACTCTACGTTGTCCGGTGGCGAAAAACAAAGACTCGCGATGACGCGTTTGTTTTACCACGCGCCTCAGTATGCGCTGTTAGACGAGTGTACCAGTGCCGTGAGCCTCGAGGCTGAAGCAGTGATTTACGAAACTGCCAAAAGGAAAGGCATAACGTTGTTAACTATCACTCATCGCGTGGCTTCCCTCGCGAAATATCATAAACTACTGTTACGCTTCGACGGAGAAGGTGGTTGGACTTTCGGCCCGTTAGAGGCGGAAAGTGCAACGCGTCTAACGACTCAAGCTTACGAACAAACCGAGCAACACGAAGTGAAAGGAGGCCACTATCGAATGTTACAC GAACTCCGTGACATTCATAAGGAGGATACGAAAATTGGAATTAGCTGA